The Armatimonadota bacterium DNA window GTTCGAGTTGTTGCCGATGACCGTGACGCCGCTATTGCCCCACGCCAGGCTGGCTGGCCGAGAATAAAGCGGTGGAATCACGCGTTGTGCCTTGATAGCGTTCACGGATTGAGTGCCGGAATCGGTTTCGTAGCCGACAACATAGTATTCGTCATTGAACCTATCGTACGACGCACTTGCCGAGAGTACGATTCGCGGGGCAACGCTAAAGCAAGGGAGGCCATGAGTCACAAATCGCACTGTTCCGTTCGACAAGACGTGTTGCAAATACGCGTTGCGTGGAGTCGAAGTGGTGTACCAAGCGCACACGAATCCTCCGACGTCATCAGGCTCGATGGTTGGGAAGTAGCCGGTTTGGATTGAATAGGCATTCGTACCTCCAAAGAACGTGGTTGAACCTACCGCTGTGCTCCATTGCGGTACGAGCGACAAGTTGTACTTTTGACTTGCGAGCCATTTGGCAGAGGTGGACAATGTTCCGCCGGGCCGCATCCACATGGCCAAAATTTGATTGTCCGCCGAGGTTTCTAGGTCGGAGAGAACAAGATTACGGCTAGTTTCCGTGATGGTTGCTTGAACAGGCAAAATCGCACCAGATTCAGAAACCCGCTTAATGATGGGTGTCGCACCTTCAGTCCACCCAACAGCTAGGCTATTGTCGGCAAGGACGCAGACCTTAGGATTGTTCTTCGAGGCGGTTCCGCTGGAAAGCACCAGTCCGGTACCAAAGTCCATCGTGCCATCAGGGCGAATTCGTTGGACTGTGATCTGGTTTGAGCCTGGTCGGTCGTCGTTGAAAATGACCACAGCTCGTCCTTGATTGTCGACGGCGAGATCGTAGTCAACCGTTGACGAGAAGTTGCGGTCGGCAACAAGGACCCCGTCGGGCGTGAGTTGAGGTACGCCTTGATCGTTCAAAGCTTGGACATAAACGTCGTAACCGCTGACCCGGTTGTCGAACCAGCTCACCCATTGGGAGTGGTTGTTCGACCGAACTTTTGGTTGAATTTGGTCTCCGACTGCGCCTGAAACAGCGAATGGAGTGAAATCGTCATCGGGGTACTGGGCAAAACTGGCACTCGAAAGAAGAGCACAACTCAGAAAAAGAACTCGTCGCATAAAATTGACCTACGGAATGGCGCTATCGCACCATTCCATTGTAAGCCAGAAATTCGCGATTAGTTGTCGGCTAATCCAAAATTTGCGACGATTAGATCGAAGTCAGCTGAGCCGACCTCGTCATCATCGTTAATATCGCCTTGACTTGGGGTTGCTGGGCTCAATCCGTAATTCGCAACAACGATATCGAAGTCCGTCGAACCGACCTCTCCGTCATCGTTGATGTCACCGTTCACCAAAGTAACGACTCCCGTACTGGTGAAGAGATCGGTGAGTGCAGATGCACTTGGCGAAGGGAACACTTTTCTCAAGAACGTGCCGAAATTGACCGCGAATCGGTAAGGCGGATCCACGTTCACAGGGGCAACCACTGTGAATGCTCCAGTGGTCGGATTTACGGAAGCGTTCGCGACTGCTCCAGCGATCGGCACCGAAGAGCTATTCAAGAACTGAACCGAAACCGTCGTTGGCCAAAGTCCGAGGAATCCGGGCGAACCCAGCGAGCCTGTGATTTCTGACCGAATCACGTTGCCGGTGACAGCGACGCCATATCCGATTGTTGAGCCTACATTGACCGTTGGTGCGCTCACTTTGACTTCGTAAGTTCCAGCTGGACCGGAAACCCAGTTAACCACTTCAACCGAATTGATTGAATCGGGCGTGCCACCCGTAACGCTCGATCCACCCGAGAGCACGTTGCCGAAGTAATCGAATGAACCAAGCTTGACCGTGAGATTCGCGTCATTCACCGGCGCGCTAGCGGCCGAAACTGCAGCGGGATAGTCGGTGAATGCCATTGCGATTCGAAGAGGTTGACCTGCGGTCACTACTTTGAACTTGAACGATTGGGTTTGTCCCTGGCTCGGGCCATTCATCCGGCGAACATCCTTAACAATCAGCTTCCGAGTTTCGCCATTGAAGCTCAGCGCGTTGTCTAGGATTAACCGACCGAAGCCTTCTCGGGTCGAGGGCCAACCGCTCACGGAGGTGATGTCTTGACCGCCAGTAACGGCGATGGCTCGGAGCAATGCTCCACTCGGAACAAAGCCAAAGTTTGCGTTTGGTAACCCGTCTGAGTGTCGGCCTTCTCGGAGGTACTGCCGGGCTAATCCAAGCGCGGCGGCTACTGCAGGAGTAGCCATGCTCGTCCCACTCAAGTTAATCACACCAGTAGTCGAACCAGCTTGCGAACTTGTGATCACGGCTCCAGGGGCAACAATTTCCGGTTTGGTGCGGCCATCCGCTGTCGGTCCTAGTCCAGAAAAAGTAGAGAAAGAATCTTGGTCTGGATAATCTCGAACTGCGCCAACCGCGAGTTGATTTTTGGCGTTCTCAGGAATTTTGAGCACGTTGAGCAAATTGGTGATCGCGAACAGCACCAAGTTATCTTCGTTGTCATAGACAAAAGAATCGATGCCTCGGCACATCCCGGTGTAAACGTTGGTTG harbors:
- a CDS encoding S8 family serine peptidase, with the protein product MSTRFFAFILASGLAAGGWSSPVRLVAGTFEPGVSSLSIPVGLKGSDHDGGLTIVQADGTLNQTLQLRLKDAGFEVLEYLPENSWLVRGKASEAMKVEGVTSATVFAPFFKLDPSIGTRAFKSEQRIFERNQGLVRVAIYATRDSSPEIVRAELDAVPGVSILHSNWNGTQYVFIATVPQTRVSSLASYDSVQFIHEASELVDRNNTVRWLMQSNTLNSTPVYAAGLTGTGEIFGILDGKVDVNHSSFSDTNPIGPSHRKIVYYGGTLGLNTHGTHVAGILAGDAGVFDDRRGTAYQGKFACSIEPAYVEADIYNAFLTHAGVGARIHTNSWGDDSTNVYTGMCRGIDSFVYDNEDNLVLFAITNLLNVLKIPENAKNQLAVGAVRDYPDQDSFSTFSGLGPTADGRTKPEIVAPGAVITSSQAGSTTGVINLSGTSMATPAVAAALGLARQYLREGRHSDGLPNANFGFVPSGALLRAIAVTGGQDITSVSGWPSTREGFGRLILDNALSFNGETRKLIVKDVRRMNGPSQGQTQSFKFKVVTAGQPLRIAMAFTDYPAAVSAASAPVNDANLTVKLGSFDYFGNVLSGGSSVTGGTPDSINSVEVVNWVSGPAGTYEVKVSAPTVNVGSTIGYGVAVTGNVIRSEITGSLGSPGFLGLWPTTVSVQFLNSSSVPIAGAVANASVNPTTGAFTVVAPVNVDPPYRFAVNFGTFLRKVFPSPSASALTDLFTSTGVVTLVNGDINDDGEVGSTDFDIVVANYGLSPATPSQGDINDDDEVGSADFDLIVANFGLADN